From Bombus vancouverensis nearcticus chromosome 15, iyBomVanc1_principal, whole genome shotgun sequence, the proteins below share one genomic window:
- the Efa6 gene encoding exchange factor for Arf 6 isoform X5, giving the protein MAEELVVTLNRGDSSGFGFSLLGTAGLPHVIYDIVENSPAAKSGKVEAGDVILRVNEVDVNRFSTKEVLKCLRLSSDPVTLKLRRDPAIKAHVRRLLSPGQPACDETDSTKISHEAMTFPNNPRPVSSGNGEDMEPRKPGTPELPGGSPQEPTAAKQYATRSNGSYSDASGSSELEALLPPVDSFKEEERAQWEPLSGDKFSRQKNTPRFEAYMMTGDLMLNLSRTQQSSGLLPKHQKKVDSLRYNNHHTHHHHNHHNHHHHNSVPTSPNEMLGHHRTYKCTGSNSASTSPVGISKRESGQCPGQSDTSKQNAASFGYSSGFVRTSRSEDHLQFQKDPSMSAVDIDIDDDVTSSLNTLLDTRPDSGQGLSSDRIVWTYNAPVSSPSASERTSCCQNGSSSQSSSSSSSTEGTSPQRSLSPTSPTSVSSSVMSSNSGSRRFPPPVPTGTSASALGPSGDGTTSSASGLHPTNGDLSQSEAISNMSSPDYNDEETMDILSARDIMMVSDPSDSDSTILASEPPQRRLKAAAAAASVPPASNAYTPAQENTEHRIVIQVKGPDKDATAARNTSPRQNRRRGNLSNPELVPTSTAQNTVQRPTGNTTPEFVGYQELKESEDENEALNIGNYEDKHGGASPPQSADEESDIESLHSFHYSPKAVDLPSAVRLAKRLYSLDGFKKSDVSRHLSKNNDFSRAVAEEYLRYFSFERDTLDVALRKFLAQFSLTGETQERERVLVHFSKRFLDCNPGAFNSQDAVHTLTCAIMLLNTDLHGQNIGRKMSCNEFIENLSELNDGDNFPREVLKQLYNAIKSFPLEWAFGMYWLFRDEEGDETANQAIQQGDGPAISGTGNPFLDVPNVTGATEFKKGYVMRKCCFDSNGKKTPFGKRGWKMYYCTLRELVLYLHKDEHGFRNDSLHNAIRIHHALATKASDYTKKEHVFRLQTADQAEYLFQTSDSKELQSWIDTINFVCASFSCQPLAGAVGSQRKFQRPLLPCSHTKLSPREQLRDHEERVSKLETELEEHRRHPPERGAKALTVQNYKEKDAYLHHELKRYKTYAYLLRSRLAFTEVEPSLVESSIGEVDEGSGALLNSEVALIPPPVPDRPAINRIEPVSS; this is encoded by the exons TGCTGAAATGTCTGCGGCTCTCGTCGGATCCCGTCACCCTGAAACTGCGAAGGG ATCCTGCAATAAAAGCTCACGTGCGTCGGCTGTTGTCACCGGGACAGCCGGCATGCGACGAGACGGATTCGACCAAAATCTCTCACGAGGCAATGACCTTCCCGAATAACCCCAGGCCGGTGTCATCGGGTAACGGCGAAGATATGGAACCAAGAAAGCCAGGAACACCGGAACTTCCGGGTGGCTCGCCACAGGAACCGACTGCCGCGAAACAGTATGCGACGAGAAGCAACGGATCCTACAGTGACGCTTCCGGATCCTCTGAACTAGAGGCGCTACTTCCGCCAGTGGATAGTTTCAAGGAGGAAGAACGTGCCCAATGGGAGCCTCTCTCCGGCGACAAGTTCTCCAGGCAGAAGAATACGCCTAG GTTCGAAGCGTACATGATGACCGGCGATCTAATGCTGAACCTGTCGCGCACGCAGCAGAGCAGCGGCCTGCTCCCGAAGCACCAGAAGAAGGTCGACTCGCTGAGGTACAACAATCATCATACCCACCATCACCATAATCACCACAATCACCACCATCATAACTCGGTACCGACCAGTCCTAACGAGATGCTGGGCCATCACCGTACTTACAAGTGTACCGGTTCGAATTCGGCCAGCACCTCACCGGTCGGGATCAGCAAACGTGAGAGCGGCCAGTGTCCAGGCCAGAGCGATACTAGCAAACAAAATGCCGCGAGTTTCGGTTATTCGAGCGGCTTCGTTCGCACCTCGCGCTCCGAGGACCACTTGCAATTCCAAAAGGATCCGTCAATGAGCGCGGTGGACATTGACATTGACGACGACGTCACGTCCAGCTTGAACACCCTGTTGGACACTCGACCTGACAGCGGCCAGGGTCTGTCCAGCGATCGAATCGTCTGGACGTACAACGCGCCAGTTAGCTCGCCGTCCGCCTCGGAGCGCACCTCCTGCTGTCAGAACGGCAGCTCCTCGCAATCTTCGTCGAGTAGCTCCTCGACGGAGGGAACTAGTCCCCAAAGATCCTTATCGCCAACCTCCCCTACCTCGGTCTCGTCCTCCGTCATGTCCTCCAATTCTGGATCCCGTAGGTTCCCACCGCCGGTACCCACGGGCACCAGCGCCTCAGCCCTGGGCCCCTCCGGCGACGGGACCACCTCCTCGGCCTCCGGCCTTCATCCCACCAACGGTGATCTCAGCCAGTCCGAGGCTATCAGCAACATGTCCAGTCCCGACTACAACGACGAGGAAACTATGGACATACTCAGTGCACGCGATATCATGATGGTCAGTGATCCGAGTGACAGTGACTCGACGATACTCGCCAGCGAGCCACCGCAGAGGAGGTTGAAGGCGGCAGCGGCGGCTGCTTCTGTACCACCGGCGTCGAACGCGTATACACCGGCGCAGGAGAATACCGAGCATAGGATAGTGATACAGGTGAAGGGGCCGGACAAGGACGCCACCGCGGCGAGGAACACCAGTCCCAGGCAGAATAGGCGACGGGGCAATCTCAGCAATCCGGAACTCGTGCCCACGTCCACCGCGCAGAACACCGTGCAACGGCCGACTGGCAATACCACGCCTGAGTTCGTCGGGTATCAG GAGCTGAAGGAGAGCGAGGACGAGAACGAAGCTCTGAACATCGGTAACTACGAGGACAAGCACGGAGGCGCATCACCGCCGCAGTCTGCGGACGAAGAGAGCGACATCGAAAGTTTGCACAGCTTCCATTACAGTCCGAAAGCGGTGGACCTACCATCGGCAGTTCGATTGGCCAAGAGGCTATACTCCTTGGATGGCTTCAAAAAGTCTGACGTCTCTAGACATCTTAGCAAAAA CAACGATTTTAGTAGAGCGGTAGCCGAAGAATACTTGAGATACTTCAGCTTCGAACGGGACACGCTGGACGTGGCTCTCAGAAAGTTCCTTGCCCAGTTCTCTTTGACTGGGGAGACCCAGGAAAGAGAGAGGGTTCTTGTACATTTCTCCAAGAGATTTCTCGATTGTAATCCGGGTGCATTTAATTCTCAGG ATGCTGTTCATACCTTAACCTGCGCCATAATGCTGCTCAATACCGACTTACACGGTCAGAATATCGGTAGAAAGATGTCGTGTAACGAATTTATCGAGAACCTCTCGGAACTGAACGACGGCGATAACTTCCCCAGAGAGGTGCTGAAACAGCTTTACAATGCCATCAAATCGTTCCCCTTGGAATGGGCCTT TGGGATGTATTGGCTGTTCAGAGACGAGGAAGGGGATGAAACTGCGAATCAGGCGATCCAACAGGGTGACGGTCCAGCGATATCTGGTACCGGAAATCCGTTTCTCGACGTGCCAAATGTTACGGGTGCTACGGAGTTTAAGAAAGGATACGTTATGCGGAAATGTTGCTTCGATTCCAACGGGAAGAAGA CACCGTTCGGCAAACGCGGCTGGAAGATGTATTATTGTACATTGAGGGAACTTGTATTATATTTGCACAAAGACGAGCATGGCTTCCGTAACGATAGTTTGCACAACGCGATACGCATTCATCACGCGTTAGCCACCAAAGCGTCCGATTACACGAAGAAGGAACACGTCTTCAGGTTACAGACTGCTGATCAAGCAGAGTATCTCTTCCAAACGAG TGATTCCAAAGAACTGCAGTCGTGGATAGACACGATCAACTTCGTTTGCGCCAGTTTTTCTTGCCAGCCACTAGCAGGAGCGGTGGGTTCTCAGCGAAAATTTCAACGGCCTCTGCTTCCGTGTAGCCACACGAAATTATCTCCT AGAGAACAGTTACGGGACCATGAGGAGAGGGTGAGCAAATTGGAGACTGAACTGGAGGAGCACAGACGACATCCGCCTGAGAGAGGAGCTAAGGCTCTCACTGTACAGAATTATAAGGAAAAAGATGCCTACTTACATCACGAG CTGAAGAGGTATAAAACATACGCGTACCTGTTACGATCCAGGTTGGCATTCACGGAGGTAGAACCGTCACTGGTGGAGAGCAGTATCGGCGAGGTGGATGAGGGAAGCGGGGCCTTGCTGAACTCCGAAGTGGCACTGATACCGCCGCCCGTTCCCGATCGGCCAGCCATAAATAG GATTGAGCCAGTGTCATCGTGA
- the Efa6 gene encoding exchange factor for Arf 6 isoform X2, protein MAEELVVTLNRGDSSGFGFSLLGTAGLPHVIYDIVENSPAAKSGKVEAGDVILRVNEVDVNRFSTKEVLKCLRLSSDPVTLKLRRDPAIKAHVRRLLSPGQPACDETDSTKISHEAMTFPNNPRPVSSGNGEDMEPRKPGTPELPGGSPQEPTAAKQYATRSNGSYSDASGSSELEALLPPVDSFKEEERAQWEPLSGDKFSRQKNTPRFEAYMMTGDLMLNLSRTQQSSGLLPKHQKKVDSLRYNNHHTHHHHNHHNHHHHNSVPTSPNEMLGHHRTYKCTGSNSASTSPVGISKRESGQCPGQSDTSKQNAASFGYSSGFVRTSRSEDHLQFQKDPSMSAVDIDIDDDVTSSLNTLLDTRPDSGQGLSSDRIVWTYNAPVSSPSASERTSCCQNGSSSQSSSSSSSTEGTSPQRSLSPTSPTSVSSSVMSSNSGSRRFPPPVPTGTSASALGPSGDGTTSSASGLHPTNGDLSQSEAISNMSSPDYNDEETMDILSARDIMMVSDPSDSDSTILASEPPQRRLKAAAAAASVPPASNAYTPAQENTEHRIVIQVKGPDKDATAARNTSPRQNRRRGNLSNPELVPTSTAQNTVQRPTGNTTPEFVGYQELKESEDENEALNIGNYEDKHGGASPPQSADEESDIESLHSFHYSPKAVDLPSAVRLAKRLYSLDGFKKSDVSRHLSKNNDFSRAVAEEYLRYFSFERDTLDVALRKFLAQFSLTGETQERERVLVHFSKRFLDCNPGAFNSQDAVHTLTCAIMLLNTDLHGQNIGRKMSCNEFIENLSELNDGDNFPREVLKQLYNAIKSFPLEWALDEEGDETANQAIQQGDGPAISGTGNPFLDVPNVTGATEFKKGYVMRKCCFDSNGKKTPFGKRGWKMYYCTLRELVLYLHKDEHGFRNDSLHNAIRIHHALATKASDYTKKEHVFRLQTADQAEYLFQTSDSKELQSWIDTINFVCASFSCQPLAGAVGSQRKFQRPLLPCSHTKLSPREQLRDHEERVSKLETELEEHRRHPPERGAKALTVQNYKEKDAYLHHELKRYKTYAYLLRSRLAFTEVEPSLVESSIGEVDEGSGALLNSEVALIPPPVPDRPAINRYSYRAAIYNRNLLNGQDYGGDIG, encoded by the exons TGCTGAAATGTCTGCGGCTCTCGTCGGATCCCGTCACCCTGAAACTGCGAAGGG ATCCTGCAATAAAAGCTCACGTGCGTCGGCTGTTGTCACCGGGACAGCCGGCATGCGACGAGACGGATTCGACCAAAATCTCTCACGAGGCAATGACCTTCCCGAATAACCCCAGGCCGGTGTCATCGGGTAACGGCGAAGATATGGAACCAAGAAAGCCAGGAACACCGGAACTTCCGGGTGGCTCGCCACAGGAACCGACTGCCGCGAAACAGTATGCGACGAGAAGCAACGGATCCTACAGTGACGCTTCCGGATCCTCTGAACTAGAGGCGCTACTTCCGCCAGTGGATAGTTTCAAGGAGGAAGAACGTGCCCAATGGGAGCCTCTCTCCGGCGACAAGTTCTCCAGGCAGAAGAATACGCCTAG GTTCGAAGCGTACATGATGACCGGCGATCTAATGCTGAACCTGTCGCGCACGCAGCAGAGCAGCGGCCTGCTCCCGAAGCACCAGAAGAAGGTCGACTCGCTGAGGTACAACAATCATCATACCCACCATCACCATAATCACCACAATCACCACCATCATAACTCGGTACCGACCAGTCCTAACGAGATGCTGGGCCATCACCGTACTTACAAGTGTACCGGTTCGAATTCGGCCAGCACCTCACCGGTCGGGATCAGCAAACGTGAGAGCGGCCAGTGTCCAGGCCAGAGCGATACTAGCAAACAAAATGCCGCGAGTTTCGGTTATTCGAGCGGCTTCGTTCGCACCTCGCGCTCCGAGGACCACTTGCAATTCCAAAAGGATCCGTCAATGAGCGCGGTGGACATTGACATTGACGACGACGTCACGTCCAGCTTGAACACCCTGTTGGACACTCGACCTGACAGCGGCCAGGGTCTGTCCAGCGATCGAATCGTCTGGACGTACAACGCGCCAGTTAGCTCGCCGTCCGCCTCGGAGCGCACCTCCTGCTGTCAGAACGGCAGCTCCTCGCAATCTTCGTCGAGTAGCTCCTCGACGGAGGGAACTAGTCCCCAAAGATCCTTATCGCCAACCTCCCCTACCTCGGTCTCGTCCTCCGTCATGTCCTCCAATTCTGGATCCCGTAGGTTCCCACCGCCGGTACCCACGGGCACCAGCGCCTCAGCCCTGGGCCCCTCCGGCGACGGGACCACCTCCTCGGCCTCCGGCCTTCATCCCACCAACGGTGATCTCAGCCAGTCCGAGGCTATCAGCAACATGTCCAGTCCCGACTACAACGACGAGGAAACTATGGACATACTCAGTGCACGCGATATCATGATGGTCAGTGATCCGAGTGACAGTGACTCGACGATACTCGCCAGCGAGCCACCGCAGAGGAGGTTGAAGGCGGCAGCGGCGGCTGCTTCTGTACCACCGGCGTCGAACGCGTATACACCGGCGCAGGAGAATACCGAGCATAGGATAGTGATACAGGTGAAGGGGCCGGACAAGGACGCCACCGCGGCGAGGAACACCAGTCCCAGGCAGAATAGGCGACGGGGCAATCTCAGCAATCCGGAACTCGTGCCCACGTCCACCGCGCAGAACACCGTGCAACGGCCGACTGGCAATACCACGCCTGAGTTCGTCGGGTATCAG GAGCTGAAGGAGAGCGAGGACGAGAACGAAGCTCTGAACATCGGTAACTACGAGGACAAGCACGGAGGCGCATCACCGCCGCAGTCTGCGGACGAAGAGAGCGACATCGAAAGTTTGCACAGCTTCCATTACAGTCCGAAAGCGGTGGACCTACCATCGGCAGTTCGATTGGCCAAGAGGCTATACTCCTTGGATGGCTTCAAAAAGTCTGACGTCTCTAGACATCTTAGCAAAAA CAACGATTTTAGTAGAGCGGTAGCCGAAGAATACTTGAGATACTTCAGCTTCGAACGGGACACGCTGGACGTGGCTCTCAGAAAGTTCCTTGCCCAGTTCTCTTTGACTGGGGAGACCCAGGAAAGAGAGAGGGTTCTTGTACATTTCTCCAAGAGATTTCTCGATTGTAATCCGGGTGCATTTAATTCTCAGG ATGCTGTTCATACCTTAACCTGCGCCATAATGCTGCTCAATACCGACTTACACGGTCAGAATATCGGTAGAAAGATGTCGTGTAACGAATTTATCGAGAACCTCTCGGAACTGAACGACGGCGATAACTTCCCCAGAGAGGTGCTGAAACAGCTTTACAATGCCATCAAATCGTTCCCCTTGGAATGGGCCTT AGACGAGGAAGGGGATGAAACTGCGAATCAGGCGATCCAACAGGGTGACGGTCCAGCGATATCTGGTACCGGAAATCCGTTTCTCGACGTGCCAAATGTTACGGGTGCTACGGAGTTTAAGAAAGGATACGTTATGCGGAAATGTTGCTTCGATTCCAACGGGAAGAAGA CACCGTTCGGCAAACGCGGCTGGAAGATGTATTATTGTACATTGAGGGAACTTGTATTATATTTGCACAAAGACGAGCATGGCTTCCGTAACGATAGTTTGCACAACGCGATACGCATTCATCACGCGTTAGCCACCAAAGCGTCCGATTACACGAAGAAGGAACACGTCTTCAGGTTACAGACTGCTGATCAAGCAGAGTATCTCTTCCAAACGAG TGATTCCAAAGAACTGCAGTCGTGGATAGACACGATCAACTTCGTTTGCGCCAGTTTTTCTTGCCAGCCACTAGCAGGAGCGGTGGGTTCTCAGCGAAAATTTCAACGGCCTCTGCTTCCGTGTAGCCACACGAAATTATCTCCT AGAGAACAGTTACGGGACCATGAGGAGAGGGTGAGCAAATTGGAGACTGAACTGGAGGAGCACAGACGACATCCGCCTGAGAGAGGAGCTAAGGCTCTCACTGTACAGAATTATAAGGAAAAAGATGCCTACTTACATCACGAG CTGAAGAGGTATAAAACATACGCGTACCTGTTACGATCCAGGTTGGCATTCACGGAGGTAGAACCGTCACTGGTGGAGAGCAGTATCGGCGAGGTGGATGAGGGAAGCGGGGCCTTGCTGAACTCCGAAGTGGCACTGATACCGCCGCCCGTTCCCGATCGGCCAGCCATAAATAGGTACAGTTACAGGGCTGCCATTTACAACCGTAATCTGCTAAACGGTCAGGACTACGGCGGGGACATTGGTTGA
- the Efa6 gene encoding exchange factor for Arf 6 isoform X6, which yields MAEELVVTLNRGDSSGFGFSLLGTAGLPHVIYDIVENSPAAKSGKVEAGDVILRVNEVDVNRFSTKEDPAIKAHVRRLLSPGQPACDETDSTKISHEAMTFPNNPRPVSSGNGEDMEPRKPGTPELPGGSPQEPTAAKQYATRSNGSYSDASGSSELEALLPPVDSFKEEERAQWEPLSGDKFSRQKNTPRFEAYMMTGDLMLNLSRTQQSSGLLPKHQKKVDSLRYNNHHTHHHHNHHNHHHHNSVPTSPNEMLGHHRTYKCTGSNSASTSPVGISKRESGQCPGQSDTSKQNAASFGYSSGFVRTSRSEDHLQFQKDPSMSAVDIDIDDDVTSSLNTLLDTRPDSGQGLSSDRIVWTYNAPVSSPSASERTSCCQNGSSSQSSSSSSSTEGTSPQRSLSPTSPTSVSSSVMSSNSGSRRFPPPVPTGTSASALGPSGDGTTSSASGLHPTNGDLSQSEAISNMSSPDYNDEETMDILSARDIMMVSDPSDSDSTILASEPPQRRLKAAAAAASVPPASNAYTPAQENTEHRIVIQVKGPDKDATAARNTSPRQNRRRGNLSNPELVPTSTAQNTVQRPTGNTTPEFVGYQELKESEDENEALNIGNYEDKHGGASPPQSADEESDIESLHSFHYSPKAVDLPSAVRLAKRLYSLDGFKKSDVSRHLSKNNDFSRAVAEEYLRYFSFERDTLDVALRKFLAQFSLTGETQERERVLVHFSKRFLDCNPGAFNSQDAVHTLTCAIMLLNTDLHGQNIGRKMSCNEFIENLSELNDGDNFPREVLKQLYNAIKSFPLEWAFGMYWLFRDEEGDETANQAIQQGDGPAISGTGNPFLDVPNVTGATEFKKGYVMRKCCFDSNGKKTPFGKRGWKMYYCTLRELVLYLHKDEHGFRNDSLHNAIRIHHALATKASDYTKKEHVFRLQTADQAEYLFQTSDSKELQSWIDTINFVCASFSCQPLAGAVGSQRKFQRPLLPCSHTKLSPREQLRDHEERVSKLETELEEHRRHPPERGAKALTVQNYKEKDAYLHHELKRYKTYAYLLRSRLAFTEVEPSLVESSIGEVDEGSGALLNSEVALIPPPVPDRPAINRYSYRAAIYNRNLLNGQDYGGDIG from the exons ATCCTGCAATAAAAGCTCACGTGCGTCGGCTGTTGTCACCGGGACAGCCGGCATGCGACGAGACGGATTCGACCAAAATCTCTCACGAGGCAATGACCTTCCCGAATAACCCCAGGCCGGTGTCATCGGGTAACGGCGAAGATATGGAACCAAGAAAGCCAGGAACACCGGAACTTCCGGGTGGCTCGCCACAGGAACCGACTGCCGCGAAACAGTATGCGACGAGAAGCAACGGATCCTACAGTGACGCTTCCGGATCCTCTGAACTAGAGGCGCTACTTCCGCCAGTGGATAGTTTCAAGGAGGAAGAACGTGCCCAATGGGAGCCTCTCTCCGGCGACAAGTTCTCCAGGCAGAAGAATACGCCTAG GTTCGAAGCGTACATGATGACCGGCGATCTAATGCTGAACCTGTCGCGCACGCAGCAGAGCAGCGGCCTGCTCCCGAAGCACCAGAAGAAGGTCGACTCGCTGAGGTACAACAATCATCATACCCACCATCACCATAATCACCACAATCACCACCATCATAACTCGGTACCGACCAGTCCTAACGAGATGCTGGGCCATCACCGTACTTACAAGTGTACCGGTTCGAATTCGGCCAGCACCTCACCGGTCGGGATCAGCAAACGTGAGAGCGGCCAGTGTCCAGGCCAGAGCGATACTAGCAAACAAAATGCCGCGAGTTTCGGTTATTCGAGCGGCTTCGTTCGCACCTCGCGCTCCGAGGACCACTTGCAATTCCAAAAGGATCCGTCAATGAGCGCGGTGGACATTGACATTGACGACGACGTCACGTCCAGCTTGAACACCCTGTTGGACACTCGACCTGACAGCGGCCAGGGTCTGTCCAGCGATCGAATCGTCTGGACGTACAACGCGCCAGTTAGCTCGCCGTCCGCCTCGGAGCGCACCTCCTGCTGTCAGAACGGCAGCTCCTCGCAATCTTCGTCGAGTAGCTCCTCGACGGAGGGAACTAGTCCCCAAAGATCCTTATCGCCAACCTCCCCTACCTCGGTCTCGTCCTCCGTCATGTCCTCCAATTCTGGATCCCGTAGGTTCCCACCGCCGGTACCCACGGGCACCAGCGCCTCAGCCCTGGGCCCCTCCGGCGACGGGACCACCTCCTCGGCCTCCGGCCTTCATCCCACCAACGGTGATCTCAGCCAGTCCGAGGCTATCAGCAACATGTCCAGTCCCGACTACAACGACGAGGAAACTATGGACATACTCAGTGCACGCGATATCATGATGGTCAGTGATCCGAGTGACAGTGACTCGACGATACTCGCCAGCGAGCCACCGCAGAGGAGGTTGAAGGCGGCAGCGGCGGCTGCTTCTGTACCACCGGCGTCGAACGCGTATACACCGGCGCAGGAGAATACCGAGCATAGGATAGTGATACAGGTGAAGGGGCCGGACAAGGACGCCACCGCGGCGAGGAACACCAGTCCCAGGCAGAATAGGCGACGGGGCAATCTCAGCAATCCGGAACTCGTGCCCACGTCCACCGCGCAGAACACCGTGCAACGGCCGACTGGCAATACCACGCCTGAGTTCGTCGGGTATCAG GAGCTGAAGGAGAGCGAGGACGAGAACGAAGCTCTGAACATCGGTAACTACGAGGACAAGCACGGAGGCGCATCACCGCCGCAGTCTGCGGACGAAGAGAGCGACATCGAAAGTTTGCACAGCTTCCATTACAGTCCGAAAGCGGTGGACCTACCATCGGCAGTTCGATTGGCCAAGAGGCTATACTCCTTGGATGGCTTCAAAAAGTCTGACGTCTCTAGACATCTTAGCAAAAA CAACGATTTTAGTAGAGCGGTAGCCGAAGAATACTTGAGATACTTCAGCTTCGAACGGGACACGCTGGACGTGGCTCTCAGAAAGTTCCTTGCCCAGTTCTCTTTGACTGGGGAGACCCAGGAAAGAGAGAGGGTTCTTGTACATTTCTCCAAGAGATTTCTCGATTGTAATCCGGGTGCATTTAATTCTCAGG ATGCTGTTCATACCTTAACCTGCGCCATAATGCTGCTCAATACCGACTTACACGGTCAGAATATCGGTAGAAAGATGTCGTGTAACGAATTTATCGAGAACCTCTCGGAACTGAACGACGGCGATAACTTCCCCAGAGAGGTGCTGAAACAGCTTTACAATGCCATCAAATCGTTCCCCTTGGAATGGGCCTT TGGGATGTATTGGCTGTTCAGAGACGAGGAAGGGGATGAAACTGCGAATCAGGCGATCCAACAGGGTGACGGTCCAGCGATATCTGGTACCGGAAATCCGTTTCTCGACGTGCCAAATGTTACGGGTGCTACGGAGTTTAAGAAAGGATACGTTATGCGGAAATGTTGCTTCGATTCCAACGGGAAGAAGA CACCGTTCGGCAAACGCGGCTGGAAGATGTATTATTGTACATTGAGGGAACTTGTATTATATTTGCACAAAGACGAGCATGGCTTCCGTAACGATAGTTTGCACAACGCGATACGCATTCATCACGCGTTAGCCACCAAAGCGTCCGATTACACGAAGAAGGAACACGTCTTCAGGTTACAGACTGCTGATCAAGCAGAGTATCTCTTCCAAACGAG TGATTCCAAAGAACTGCAGTCGTGGATAGACACGATCAACTTCGTTTGCGCCAGTTTTTCTTGCCAGCCACTAGCAGGAGCGGTGGGTTCTCAGCGAAAATTTCAACGGCCTCTGCTTCCGTGTAGCCACACGAAATTATCTCCT AGAGAACAGTTACGGGACCATGAGGAGAGGGTGAGCAAATTGGAGACTGAACTGGAGGAGCACAGACGACATCCGCCTGAGAGAGGAGCTAAGGCTCTCACTGTACAGAATTATAAGGAAAAAGATGCCTACTTACATCACGAG CTGAAGAGGTATAAAACATACGCGTACCTGTTACGATCCAGGTTGGCATTCACGGAGGTAGAACCGTCACTGGTGGAGAGCAGTATCGGCGAGGTGGATGAGGGAAGCGGGGCCTTGCTGAACTCCGAAGTGGCACTGATACCGCCGCCCGTTCCCGATCGGCCAGCCATAAATAGGTACAGTTACAGGGCTGCCATTTACAACCGTAATCTGCTAAACGGTCAGGACTACGGCGGGGACATTGGTTGA